The Verrucomicrobiia bacterium genome includes a window with the following:
- a CDS encoding RNA-binding S4 domain-containing protein: MTSGVRIDKWLWAVRIYKTRTLAADACRNGRVTINGQPLKPSREVRINELVVAQTGDLTRTTKVLGLLERRVGASAVKQFAEDLTPASEYEKKREPVLQPLFFRPKGAGRPTKKDRRDLKKLDEIL; this comes from the coding sequence ATGACGTCCGGCGTGCGCATTGACAAGTGGCTTTGGGCGGTGCGGATTTACAAGACGCGCACTCTCGCTGCGGACGCCTGCCGCAACGGACGCGTCACGATCAATGGCCAGCCTCTCAAACCCTCGCGCGAAGTCCGTATTAATGAACTCGTCGTCGCACAGACCGGCGACCTCACGCGCACGACCAAAGTTTTGGGCTTGCTGGAACGGCGCGTCGGCGCGTCGGCAGTGAAGCAATTTGCTGAAGACCTCACGCCCGCTTCCGAGTACGAGAAGAAACGCGAACCAGTGCTCCAGCCGCTTTTCTTCCGACCCAAAGGCGCAGGGCGTCCTACGAAAAAAGACCGCCGCGATTTGAAAAAGCTCGACGAAATTTTGTAG
- a CDS encoding DUF1573 domain-containing protein, giving the protein MQPRTRLIHFLLPIFLISATVSLVGFAASAQVAPLAQTPKPGDALSFDSLIKELTPEAGKPTADFTFKVTNVSDESVAIGRLQPSCGCTTAKLPSTPWVLAPHTNGDISVSVNLAGKSGAFTKTVTVYSTNNQILKVLTVKVTLPENMAMMRVRNNAIAAADPQAVFKGACAKCHVEPTRGLMGKPLYAAACGICHEAKPRATMVPDLHVLNHPTFYGYWHLIISDGKPHSMMPAFSTAKGGPLTDEQIDSLAKVLTQAFPSMPTTTAMPMPMGRTNVMAPTSLSIH; this is encoded by the coding sequence ATGCAACCCCGCACTCGCCTGATTCATTTTCTTTTGCCGATTTTTTTAATCTCTGCGACGGTGTCTCTCGTCGGTTTCGCCGCATCCGCGCAAGTCGCTCCCCTCGCCCAAACTCCCAAACCCGGTGACGCGCTCTCTTTCGACTCGCTGATCAAGGAATTGACGCCCGAAGCCGGGAAGCCGACTGCCGATTTCACTTTCAAAGTCACCAATGTCTCGGACGAATCCGTGGCGATCGGCCGCTTGCAGCCTTCCTGCGGTTGCACCACCGCCAAACTCCCCAGCACTCCGTGGGTTCTCGCGCCACATACCAATGGCGACATCAGCGTCTCGGTCAATCTCGCGGGAAAATCCGGCGCCTTCACCAAAACCGTCACCGTCTATTCGACGAACAACCAAATCCTGAAAGTCCTGACGGTCAAGGTCACCCTGCCCGAAAACATGGCGATGATGCGCGTGCGCAATAATGCCATCGCCGCCGCCGATCCCCAGGCGGTTTTCAAGGGCGCTTGCGCCAAGTGTCACGTCGAGCCAACGCGGGGGCTCATGGGCAAACCGCTTTACGCGGCGGCTTGCGGCATTTGCCATGAAGCCAAACCGCGCGCCACCATGGTCCCCGATTTGCACGTGTTGAATCATCCGACCTTCTACGGCTACTGGCATTTGATCATCAGCGACGGCAAGCCCCACAGCATGATGCCCGCGTTCAGCACGGCCAAGGGTGGCCCGTTGACCGACGAACAGATTGATTCGCTCGCAAAAGTTTTGACCCAGGCATTTCCCTCGATGCCCACGACGACTGCCATGCCCATGCCGATGGGACGCACGAACGTGATGGCGCCCACGTCGTTGAGCATTCATTGA
- a CDS encoding prepilin-type N-terminal cleavage/methylation domain-containing protein, with protein MTTCFKEVFGRQTSKVGPSRFFSRNLQNRGFTLIELMFVVGIFAVLAALLLPALNRSRARAQAILCMGNSRQLSFAWTMYSSENNSSLAYNLSPNMQQRSFAPTINPNWINNVMDWELTPGNTNQNFITQSILAPYASYSANIYHCPADHFLSDVQKAAGWTARVRSMSMNAMVGDPGIVLQNGGNINNPGFQQFVKESDFRDASSIFVFLDEHPDSIDDGYFLDTPPPAGGRAEWVDLPASYHNGGGSFSFADGHTEIHRWRSASTIRPVNNAGLPFVIPTGDTADFDWVIKHTSFSTQ; from the coding sequence GTGACCACTTGCTTCAAAGAAGTTTTCGGCCGCCAAACCTCCAAGGTTGGGCCTTCCCGCTTTTTTTCCAGAAATCTTCAAAACCGTGGCTTCACCCTGATCGAACTGATGTTCGTTGTCGGCATCTTTGCGGTTCTCGCCGCACTTTTGCTCCCCGCTTTAAATCGTTCCCGGGCGCGCGCGCAGGCGATTCTCTGCATGGGCAACAGCCGCCAGCTTTCCTTCGCATGGACGATGTATTCGAGCGAAAACAACAGCAGCCTCGCTTACAATCTCAGTCCCAACATGCAGCAGCGCAGTTTCGCCCCGACGATTAATCCGAATTGGATCAATAATGTGATGGATTGGGAATTGACTCCCGGAAATACCAATCAGAATTTCATCACCCAATCCATCCTTGCGCCTTACGCAAGTTACTCCGCCAATATCTATCATTGCCCGGCTGACCATTTCCTGAGCGATGTCCAAAAAGCCGCCGGCTGGACCGCGCGGGTTCGGAGCATGTCCATGAATGCAATGGTGGGTGATCCTGGTATTGTTTTGCAAAACGGCGGCAACATCAATAACCCCGGTTTTCAACAATTCGTGAAGGAATCGGACTTTCGCGATGCTTCATCCATTTTTGTTTTTCTCGATGAACATCCGGACAGTATTGACGACGGTTATTTTCTCGATACGCCGCCACCGGCAGGTGGCCGGGCTGAGTGGGTTGACCTTCCCGCTTCCTATCACAACGGCGGCGGCAGCTTTTCCTTTGCGGATGGCCATACGGAGATTCATCGTTGGCGCTCCGCCAGCACAATTCGGCCCGTAAACAACGCCGGTCTGCCCTTTGTCATTCCGACCGGCGACACGGCTGATTTCGATTGGGTGATCAAGCACACCAGTTTTTCCACTCAGTAA